One region of Lytechinus pictus isolate F3 Inbred chromosome 8, Lp3.0, whole genome shotgun sequence genomic DNA includes:
- the LOC135155257 gene encoding uncharacterized protein LOC135155257 has protein sequence MTNSTRQDGGGSGGQRCRRSGVFTRWLILPGLFMASFLELGSARTLSLFLDDFTFQFDVSTSYIGAIYGLATGMPYFLAFITVPLLRYFSVRQLTMLGGIFVSGGLIAASFTTSAPQITAALILSGFGWTFIFLPTSSSPAEYFPDLFEIVTGVAFSGASVGVMVMPWLFDTINAFYGWRGGLLMLGALNSQYILIGSLLKPTKGRRTRKNAHATHDGGKSQIHNSLDVEADQVGVDIKRGCDQSQTGTCSVLEGSTMSLPSYTDHSENEAEKACTYHGDVAKFPLDTNVSKDLKFDSHLIADYGGNNGFVNASYEADPLHEVHTRKMSHQGRSPESKRHSVIKEKYVKPSTNLSNCDEYEVESIPAEHENVQSATTNPNHVNHVNGKRVSTADAELVEIHITDTKSSDKVGREVADNTCSFRALSSVARFFKGHPKMIIICFQVYLFAFTYAAWVLFTIPNALAKGLSDTRAAQLSIAGGVANFIGRFSCGFITSKERASTEIWYMIANVISSIAFFANYVADSFWFLTVLSVVFGFSIGFKSPAHFTLVMKAVGKEHFKTGVGIIFLIGGSVFPFVGLISDLTVGTNLTEP, from the exons ATGACAAATTCAACGAGACAAGACGGGGGCGGCTCTGGAGGTCAACGATGTCGACGGTCCGGAGTATTTACACGATGGTTAATCTTACCCGGTCTGTTCATGGCGTCTTTTCTAGAACTAGGATCAGCAAGAACACTTTCGCTTTTTCTCGATGACTTCACATTTCAGTTTGATGTCAGCACTTCATACATCGGTGCGATTTACGGTCTTGCCACTGGAATGCCGTACTTCTTGG CATTTATCACTGTGCCTCTGCTGCGGTATTTCTCGGTCCGACAGCTTACTATGCTTGGTGGTATATTCGTATCAGGAGGACTGATTGCTGCCTCGTTCACCACGTCAGCGCCACAGATAACTGCTGCTTTGATTCTGTCTG GTTTCGGATGGACCTTCATATTTTTGCCAACTAGCTCGAGCCCTGCTGAATACTTTCCTGATCTGTTTGAGATTGTGACTGGAGTCGCATTTTCAGGTGCTAGTGTCGGAGTGATGGTGATGCCTTGGCTCTTTGATACGATCAATGCATTTTATGGATGGAGAGGCGGTCTTCTGATGTTGGGTGCCTTGAATTCCCAATATATTTTAATCGGTTCCCTTCTAAAACCTACCAAAGGGAGACGTACAAGAAAGAATGCCCACGCAACCCATGACGGTGGCAAATCTCAAATACACAATAGCCTTGATGTTGAAGCAGATCAAGTTGGTGTAGACATTAAACGCGGATGCGATCAATCTCAAACAGGGACGTGCAGCGTTTTAGAAGGATCAACCATGTCACTACCGTCTTATACCGATCACAGTGAAAATGAGGCCGAAAAAGCTTGTACTTATCATGGCGATGTCGCCAAATTTCCACTTGACACAAACGTCAGTAAGGACCTAAAATTCGACAGTCATTTGATTGCAGATTATGGCGGTAATAATGGATTTGTTAACGCGAGCTATGAAGCAGATCCGCTTCATGAAGTACACACAAGGAAAATGTCACATCAAGGTCGTAGTCCAGAATCGAAACGGCACAGTGTGATAAAGGAGAAATACGTAAAGCCGTCAACAAACCTTTCCAATTGCGATGAATATGAGGTTGAATCAATCCCTGCAGAGCATGAAAATGTACAGTCAGCAACAACAAACCCCAACCATGTCAACCATGTCAACGGAAAGAGGGTATCCACAGCAGATGCTGAATTGGTCGAAATCCATATAACCGATACTAAGTCCAGCGACAAGGTCGGACGCGAAGTCGCCGACAACACTTGCTCTTTCAGGGCATTATCTTCAGTTGCACGGTTTTTCAAAGGACATCCCAAAATGATCATAATTTGTTTCCAGGTGTACCTTTTCGCCTTTACCTACGCTGCCTGGGTCCTCTTTACCATCCCTAACGCTCTAGCAAAAGGCCTCTCTGACACGAGGGCCGCCCAGCTCTCAATCGCAGGTGGAGTCGCGAACTTCATCGGTCGATTCTCTTGTGGCTTTATCACCTCTAAAGAACGGGCGAGTACTGAAATTTGGTACATGATCGCGAATGTCATTTCATCGATAGCATTTTTCGCGAATTATGTGGCCGATTCCTTCTGGTTCCTGACAGTCCTCTCGGTTGTGTTTGGCTTTTCCATCGGTTTCAAGTCACCTGCACACTTCACTCTCGTCATGAAAGCAGTTGGGAAGGAACACTTCAAGACGGGAGTAGGAATTATATTTCTTATTGGCGGCTCTGTCTTCCCTTTCGTTGGATTAATATCAG atttgacagtagggaccaacttgactgaaccataa